One part of the Sorangiineae bacterium MSr11954 genome encodes these proteins:
- a CDS encoding sensor domain-containing diguanylate cyclase, which produces MPNEVGTQNEPRKPSDRDALVVLLELTAHLTESHRRLEDALQNVTDAALRLLPGDHASIRLLDSSYNELLVGARSGEGRQHRPMTFRRGEGLIGWVVAQAEGVIVADVHADPRFLPNRTPNHQGFHVRSLLAEPLWSGGSVIGVLSVSSPHPGRFTGDHQLLGRLLANCSSPPIERARLGRLAMTDDLTLAYNLRYLVPRLHEEMERARRTGQALSMLLMDLDHFKRVNDAHGHAVGDAVLRVFADRVRTRVRRVDIFVRRGGEEFTLVMPATTRNHAHATAERIRENLDLHPLDVAGERAIAQTVSIGVATWDGAETLQSFQQRADMAMYRAKELGRNRVVVAPGPEDLRRIS; this is translated from the coding sequence ATGCCAAACGAGGTGGGGACACAGAACGAGCCGAGGAAGCCGAGCGATCGCGATGCGCTGGTCGTTTTGCTGGAGCTCACGGCGCACCTCACCGAAAGCCACCGCCGCCTCGAGGACGCGCTCCAAAACGTCACCGATGCGGCGCTGCGGCTTTTGCCCGGCGACCACGCGTCGATTCGGCTGCTCGACAGTTCGTACAATGAGCTACTTGTAGGAGCGCGATCGGGTGAGGGCCGCCAGCATCGTCCGATGACCTTTCGCCGGGGCGAGGGGCTCATCGGGTGGGTGGTGGCCCAAGCCGAGGGCGTGATTGTCGCCGATGTGCACGCGGACCCGCGCTTTCTGCCCAATCGCACACCGAATCATCAGGGCTTTCACGTGCGCTCCTTGCTCGCGGAGCCCCTCTGGTCCGGCGGATCGGTGATTGGGGTGCTGTCGGTCTCCTCGCCGCACCCCGGGCGCTTTACGGGCGACCATCAGCTGCTCGGGCGGCTGCTCGCCAACTGCTCGTCGCCGCCCATCGAGCGTGCCCGGCTCGGTCGCTTGGCCATGACCGACGATCTGACCCTCGCCTACAACCTGCGCTACCTCGTGCCGCGGCTGCACGAAGAAATGGAGCGCGCGCGGCGCACGGGTCAGGCGCTGAGCATGCTCTTGATGGATCTGGACCATTTCAAGCGGGTCAACGATGCGCACGGCCACGCCGTCGGCGACGCGGTGCTTCGCGTCTTCGCCGATCGCGTGCGCACGCGGGTGCGGAGGGTCGATATCTTCGTCCGCCGGGGCGGCGAAGAGTTCACGTTGGTCATGCCCGCCACCACCCGCAACCACGCCCACGCCACCGCCGAGCGCATTCGCGAGAACCTCGACCTTCATCCGCTCGACGTGGCCGGCGAACGGGCCATTGCGCAAACCGTGAGCATCGGCGTGGCCACCTGGGATGGTGCCGAAACCTTGCAATCCTTCCAGCAGCGCGCCGACATGGCCATGTACCGCGCCAAGGAGCTCGGTCGCAACCGGGTCGTCGTTGCCCCCGGCCCCGAAGACCTACGCCGAATCTCGTGA